ATTTGCGGGAACTCCACCGCCTTGTCGCTCGACGTGGTGGGCTCCGTCGCGCGTTTGGTGGCGTTGCCGAAGACCGCCTTGAAGTCGGGATCACTGGTGGAATAGATCACCGGCACCTTGCTCTTGCGGCACGCCACCAGGAGCTTGCGGATGTGCGGCAGCGCCTGCCACGCGGCCTTGCCGCAGCTCGACCGGAACTCGTCGATGGCGTCCAGGGTCTCCATCGGCCTGGTTCCGGTGAAGGCCGTGATGACGTCGATGATCAGCAGCGCGGGCTTCTGTCCGAAGGGTTGTTTGCCGGTGTAGCCGGCCTTTTCGTAGACTTGGCGGTCGTATTCAGGGACGATCTTTTCCCAATCTCTCATGGCGTTCCTCCTCGTGGGCTGTACCATATACCAAACGCCGGACGTGACTCAATATGGACTGTTCCCGGCGCCGCCCCACCACCCCTGGATTCCCGCTTTCCAGGCTGTGTCAAAACTGATGGGCAGAGCCCCGCGAGTCGTCATTCCCGCGGAAGCGGGAATCCACCTTCCCGCTTCCGCGGGAATGACGACTCGCGGGGCTGGCGCCAATTCTTGTCCGGACGACGTTTTGACACAGCCTGTTCCGCGGGAATTACAGGAAGGGCGTCAGCGCCATCCTGTGTCTCACGCCCGCAGCGCGGCGAGCATGTCCCGGGCCGCGGTCCGGGGGTCGGGGGCTTCGGCGATGGCGGAGATGAGGGCGATGCGCGCGGTGCCGTGGGCCTTGATCTCGGGCAGGTGCTGCTGCTTGACGCCGCCGATGGCGAAGACCGGGACGAAGGTGGCGTCGGTGACGGCCTTGAGGGCGGCGGGACCCTGGGGAGCGCCGAAGGCGAGCTTGGATGGGGTGGGGTAGACGGGGCCGAAGACGATGAGGTCGGCGCCGGCTCCCGCGGCGGCTCGCGCTTCCTCCACGGAATGGGTGGAGACGCCCATCTTCCGGTCAGGGCCGAGCAGTTCCCGTGCGACTTTCACGGGCAGGGAGTTGGCGGCCAAGTGCACGCCGGCGGCGTCCGCGGCCAGGGCCACGTCGACGCGGTCGTTGACGAAGAGCTCGGCGCCGTAGCGGTGGCACAGCGCATTCACCCTCCGCGCCAACTCCAGGAGCGCACGCGCCTCCAGGTCCTTCTCCCGGAGCTGGACGGCGCGGACGCCTCCCTCCAGGGCCTCTTCCAGCACCCACAACAGCTCACGCCCCGCCGTGGTGTTGCGGTCGGTGACGAGATACAGGTCGAAATCGATGGTGCGCACGGGTCTGCTCATTGGCCGATACGAGGTCGTTGGCTCGGGTCGCCCGGCCCGGTTCGAACGCGCCGGCTCTCAAGACCTCTCCGGTGGCGGCCGCCGGTCAGGTGAGCAGTCCCTCGATGGGACTGGATGCGGTGGCGTAAAGCTTCATGGGAATGCGCCCGGCCAGGAAGGCCTTGCGGCCGGCCTCCACGGCCTGCCTCATGGCATCGGCCATGAGCACGGGGTCCTTGGCGCCGGCGATGGCGGTGTTCATGAGCACGCCGTCGCAGCCCATCTCCATGACGATGGCGGCGTCGGAGGCGGTGCCCACGCCGGCGTCCACGATCACCGGGATGGACACGTGTTCCTGGATGATGCGGATGTTGTAGGGGTTGCGGATGCCGAGGCCCGAGCCGATGGGCGCCGCGAGAGGCATGACCGCGGCGCAGCCCATGTCCTCGAGCTTCTTGGCGGTGACCACGTCGTCGCTGATGTACGGCAGCACGGTGAAGCCGTCCTCGATGAGCAGGCGCGCGGCCTCCAGAGTGCCGGGGATGTCCGGGAACAGGGTCTTGTCGTCGCCGATGACCTCGAGCTTGACCATGTCGCCGACCCCCGCCTCGCGCGCCAGGCGGCAGGTGCGCACGGCTTCTTCCGGCGTGTAGCAACCGGCGGTGTTGGGCAGGATCGTGAACTTCTTGGGGTCGAGGTAGTCGAGCAGGTTTGCCTGATCCGGGTCGGTGATGTTGACCCGCCGCACCGCGACGGTGACGATCTCCGCGCCGGAGGTCTCGATGGCCTTGCGGGTCTCCTCGAAGTCCTTGTACTTGCCGGTGCCGACGATGAGGCGCGAGCGGTATTCCTTGCCGGCGAGGCGGAAGCAGTCGGGCGTCGCCGCTTTCGAGGCTTGCGTGGATTGGGTCATGACTCTAGCCGCCACCGACGAAGTGGACGATTTCCACCTCGTCACCTTCCTTCAATTGCGTGTCGCCGTGCGCGTCGCGTGCAACGACCTCGGCGTTGAGTTCCACCACCACGCGCCCGGGCCGGATCTCCAGATGTTCCAGGAGCTGGGCGACGCTGATGTCGGGCGCGACTTCGCTGTCCTTGCCGTTGACTTGGATTACCACGACAGGTTCCCCACCGATTGTGTCTGACAGGATACTAGCAAAACGCAACGGACACCACAGCCGGCAGGGCCCCGCGGAAACGGTGCGTTAGCGCGCGGCGGCGATCTTCACCTCCAGCACGCCGATGCCTTCCACCTCGCCTTCCACCGTGTCGCCGACGTTGAGGAAGATGGGTGGAGTCCGGGCGAAGCCTACGCCCGACGGCGTTCCGGTGCTGATGATGTCGCCGGGTTCCAGGGTGAGGCCGGCGGACAGATGCTCGATGGTCGTGGGGACGTCGAAGATCATGTCCCGCGTGTTGCCGTCCTGCATGGTCTCGCCGTTCACGCGGCACTGGAGCCGGATGTTCTTGGGGTCGGGCATGGTGCTCTTGTGCACGATGCTGGGTCCCAGCGGGCAGAAGGTGTCGAGGGACTTGCCCTTCCACCACTGGAGGTGGCGGCGCTGCAGGTCGCGGGCGGTCATGTCCAGGCACACCGTATAGCCGAAGATGTAGTCGTTGGCCTTGGCGGCGGGGATGTTCCGGCCCTTGCGGCCGATCACCACGGCCAGCTCCACCTCCCAGTCGATCCTGTTGGTGACGGAGTGCGCGAGCACCTTGCCCTGGTCGCCGATGACCGCGGTGGCCGGCTTGGTGAAGAACACCGGCACCTCGGGCGTGTTGAACTGGATGCCGCGCGCGCGCGCGCCCTCGTCGATGTGCTCTTGATAGTTGACTCCCAGACAGATGACGTTCTTTCGCGGAGCGGGGATCGGCGACAGCAGCCTCACGCGGTTGCGCTTCATCAGGATGCCGGCCTGGGCGAGCCTGCGGGTGCCCTTGGTATCGAGGTCCTCGACGTAGCGGGCGGCCTTCTTGGCGGTGTTGACGGCCTTGGCGCCGGCCTCGACGAACGACTGCATGCTGCCCAAATAGGCGGCGGTGTCGCCGGGCAAGTAGCGTTTGGCGACTTCCTGGAGATCGATGATCTGATCGTCTCCGGTCATCAAGCCCAGACGGGCCTTGCTCTGAAAATTGTAAGTCACGAAACGCATGGATGACCTCCTGTCCGGCTCCGGTCCCGAGGGCCGGTTCTGTAAGGCTTTCTCGTTCTCTCTGTTGGAAAGAAGGAAAGGGTAAGGCGGGCATCCCTGCGCGTCGGACAAGCGGTCCGAAATGCCGCCACTATCTCTCATAGAGAAGCGCCGTGCCCTTTGTCAAGGCCGCTGCCGTGGGCAGGGGACTGGCGGCCTCAAAAGTTCGAAATTGCGCGGCCGGTTGGGCGGTGGTACCCTCGCGATGTGAAACGCACCAAGGGACAACGCACCACGATGGAGGTGGGGGACCGCGTTCTGATCCGGGGGAACTTGCGCAGACAGGTGATGATCGTGGCGCGGGTGGACATCCCCCATTCGACCCAGAAGGTCTTCCTTTCCCGCTCCGGCGGCGATTTTACGGTCGGTCTCAAGGTCTGGAAGTCGGATTTCGCCTGGAGCGAGAAGAACCAGATGTGGGTTTCGAAACGCTGACGCCGCCCCGGCGGTGTTGATCGATGGCGCAAGACTTGGAAGCGCTGCTGCAGGCCCTTCGCGACGGCAAGGGGCTTGGGATCATGCTGGTTCACGGAGACGAGTATCGTGTCCGGGGAGCGAGCCGCGCGATCCTGGAACACCTGGCCCCCGGCGATGGCGCAAGCCTCGCCGTCTCCCGGTTCGACGCCCGCGCCGCCTCGTGGGGCGACATCGAGGCTGCCCTCATGACCCCGTCACTCTTCGCTCCCGCCTGCACGGTGGTGGCTGAGTACGTTCCCTGGTTCGCTCCTCCAGAGCGCAAGGGAGACGGGGGGAACGAGCCGACGTCCGGTTCCGGCAAGCCCAAGGCCGAAGAAACGGAGCGGATCGTTGAACTCCTCGAACGCGGCCTGCCCCACGGCGCGCGCCTGCTGCTGTTGGCTCCCCAGGTGGACAAGCGCGGCCGCGCCTACAAGCAGTTGAGCCGCCAGGGGTGCGTCCTCGACCTGTCGGTGGAACGCGACCGCAGCGGACGCATCCGCCGGGAGGCGCTGGCGGCGTTTCTCGATCAGCATCTGCGGAGGGCGCGCAAGCGCATCGAGACCGAGGCTCGCGAGATGGTGCTGTCCCGATGCGGCAACGAGCTCTGGATCGTGCACCAGGAGCTCGAGAAGCTGATCCTCTACGCCGGTGACGCGGATACGGTGGTTGCCGCCGACGTCGAGGAAATCTTCACGGACCAGTCCGAGAGCTGGGTGTTCGATCTCACCGACGCCCTGGGGCAGCGGGACGCGCTTCGGGCCCTGGGTTTTCTGCGCCGCCTGATGGCCGGTGGCGATTACCCGCTGATGATGCTCGGCGCCATCGCGAGCCATGTGCGGCGCCTCCTGAGCGCGCGCCAACTGCTCGACCGCGAGCTGGCCGCGGTCTGGCGCCGGCACATGTCCTACGCGGAGTTCCAGAACCGGGTCCCGGCAGACACCGAAGGACTCCCCACCAAGAGCCCCTACGCCAATTTCCTGACCTTGCAGCGCGCGGAGAAGTTCACCTTGCCCGAGCTCAGGACCTTTCTCAGGGTGCTCCAGGACACCGACGCCCGCCTCAAGTCCTCCGGCCACCAGCCCCAGGCCGCCATGGAGAGGCTGATCCTGGAAATGTGCCGGCCGTAGGCCGGACCTTAAGACCGCGTCGGTCGCGCCGATTCCTCCTACGGAAAGACAACTCACCGAAGGGGGTTCAAGGGTATGGCGGCAGGTTTCTTGCAGCGGTTCTCCGTTCCGTTGGCCGGGCTTGTGGTGGGAGCGTTTCTGTCCGGCTTCCTGGGGCATCTGGTGTATGCGCGCTGGACTGGACCGGCGCCGTGCGCGGGCGATCCAGCGGACGGCGCGGTCCCTCTCGGTGATTCCACCGCCGCGAATCCGGCCTCCGACCGGGATCTCCCGGAGGTCGACGTCATGGAGATCGAGCGGCTCCAGGGGTTGGCCGGGGCATTGGCGCGGGTGCGCGGCCGGGTGTACCGCGTGGGCCACTCGTCCAAGAGCAACACCTGGTTCCTGGACTTCGGCCCTTCCCGGTCCGCCTTTACCGCGGTCATCTTCTCGTCGGCCGTCGACGCCTTCGAGCGCGCGGACGCCCACCCGAACCGGTTCCAGGGGAAGGAGGTGGAACTGACCGGGCGCATCAAGGACGACCCGAAATACGGGCTGGAGATGATCCTGGAAGGCCCGACGCAGATCAGGCTTGTGCCCTGAACGGCGCGGCGATCGTTGTTGGATCGTCCCGCGATTTCGGATAAGCTCGGCGGGGCCGTTTTATTCCGCACTCATGACAGGGGACCCACGACACTTCGAATCCATCGGCAGCCGTCTCGGATTCCGTCAGGAACCTTCCGGCGGCCACGAGCTGAACCTGGTCTGGCGCGGCGGACGCTTTCCGGCGCTGCTGTGCCTGGGCATCGCCTGTTTCCTGCTCTTGCTCTCGGTGCCGGTGTTCCTGGCCATTCGCGCTCACGGGCTCGACAGCGCAGTGGGGAACCTGTGGTACTTTCCGGCCATGAACGTGGTGCTCTTCGGGGTGGTGTTGTTCCTCTTCACCCTCAAGCGCACGATACGCCTGGACCGGCGCGCGCGCACGGTGTCCCTGACCCGCAGCAGCCTGTTCCTGCGCCGGCGGCTGACTCTCGGCTTCGACGAGGTCGCGGGTCTGAGGGTCGCCGATGACCAAGTCTACAGCGGCTTCGCCGTAGCCGGATCCACGGCTGGAGAGAAGTCGTTCCCCGCCCGCTCGGTGCGACTGCTTCTCGCCGACTCGGGGTCCGTGCTGCTCGACCGTGGCGGCGGCCGGCGGCTGGATGATCTCGCGGCGCGCATCGGCGAGTTCATGGAGAAACCGGTGGAAGCGGTGCCGCCGCGCCGCCGGCCGGCGGCGGGCGGAGCGGCATCAGGAGCGCCGCCCTCAACGCGAGGGGGCTGAGCGGGCGACCCTCGGGCTGTCTCTTCCGACGGGCGCGAACCTGGGAGCAGGAGCGCGTGACGGCCCCGTTTCCGCTCACCGGAACGCCCCATCGGCCCGTCTCCGGGCCGGTTGCACTTTACGGGGATTCTTCCTATATAAAAGCGGCATTCGGGAATCATCACGACCCCGCCAGCCGGCAGACGGACCAAACCTCACGATCGGAGAGGGAGTTTCATGGACAAGAAGATCAAGTTTCGCGTCAACGGGACGGAGCACGAGCTTGAGGTGCCCACCAACCGGCTGTTGGTGGACATGCTCCGCTACGACCTGGGCCTCACGGGAACCAAGGAAGGGTGCAGCGTGGGTGTTTGCGGCGCGTGCACGGTGCTCATCGACGGTGAGATGGTGAGTTCGTGCCTGGCCCTGGCGGTGTTCGCCGACGGCAGTGACGTCACGACGGTGGAGGGACTCGCCCAGGACGGCGAGCTTCATCCGGTGCAGCAGAGCTTCATCCGCTACGGCGGTTTCCAGTGCGGCATCTGCACCCCCGGCCAAGTGGTGGCGGCCAAGGCGCTGCTGGACCAGAACCCCCGGCCCAACGAGGAAGAGATCAAGGACTGGATGATGGGCAACCTGTGCCGTTGCACCGGCTACTACAAGATCATCGAGTCCATCGAGAAGGCGCACGAGTTCGCCAAGTAGGGAGTTGAGGAATGATCGCTTTTGACTACCGCACTCCGGGGAGCCTGGAAGAGGCCTACGCGGACCTCAAGGAAGCCGGTTCCGACGGCAAGATCATCGCCGGCGGCACCGCGCTCGTGATCATGATGAAGCAGCAGCTCCTGCAGCCGAGCTGCGTCATCAGCCTGCGCAACGTGTCCGGGTTGAGCGAAATATCGGAGAACAATGGCAGCGTGCGCATCGGCGGCCTCGTGAGCCACGCCCATCTGGACGCGTCGGACGTGGTCCAGGGCAAGCTCCCGGTGCTGGGCGCCACCTACCACCACGTGGCCACGCAGCGGGTTCGCACCATGGCTACCGTGGGCGGGGGCCTGGCCCACGCCGATCCCAACCAGGACCCGCCGCCGACCTTCATCGCCCTGGGCGCCAGCTTCGAGCTGGGTTCCGCGGGCGGCAGCCGCTCGGTGGCGGCCGAGGACTTCTTCAGCGACTACTACGAGACCGTGCTGGAGCCGGAGGAGATCGTGACCGGCGTGAGCGTGCCGCTCATGGCGGCCAACAGTGGCGCCGCCTACCTCAAGTTCCTGCCGCGCTCGGCCGACGACTACGCCACCGTCAGCGCGGCCGCGGTGGTGACGCTGGACGCCGCCAAGAGCACCATCCAGGACGTGCGCATCGCCATGGGCAGCGTTAACACCACGCCCGTGCGCGCCACGGCTTCCGAGGACGTGCTTCGCGGACAGCCGGTGAAGGCCGAGGGCCTGCGCGAAGCCGGCGAGAAGGCCAAGGAGCACACCGACCCGGTGAGCGACTTCCGCGGCTCGGGCTCCTACAAGACACAGATGGCCGCGGTGTTCGTCCGGCGCGCGCTTGAAGCCGCCATCGCCGACGCATCCTGAGCAACGGAGGAATCGAGTGAAATTCAGTCAAAGCGCAACCGTGCCCGCGGGCCGCGAGCCCCTGTGGCAGCTTCTCATGGACATCCCCAGGGTGGCCACCTGCCTCCCCGGCGTCCAGGACGTCGAGCAGGTGGACGGCGAGACCTACCAGGGCACCCTGAAGGTCCGGGTCGGGCCCATTTCGTTGAGCCTGCAGGGCAAGATCGTGCTGGAGGAGAAGGACGAGACGGCCTGGCGCGCCGCGCTCCGGGCCGAGGCCGAGGACCGGCGTGTGGCCGGCGCCATGCGCGGCAAGTCCACCATGGAGCTCAAGGAGCTGAGCGCCGGCGAGACCGAGCTGACCGTGGAGACCGACGTCAACATCCTCGGCAAGATCGGCGAGTTCGGCCAGCCCATCATCCGCAAGAAGGCCGACCAGATGCTCAACACCTTCATCAACAACATCAAGAAGGAGCTGGCGGCGAACTAGCATCCATGTCCTGAACCCGAGCGGTTCTTGAAACGGACGGGCGGCCGGTAGATGATGCACTACCGGCCGCCCGTTTGCGTTTGGGGGCGGTTAACTTGCGAAGAGAACGAGGGAAACCGATGGCCAAGGAGAGCGTGTCGCAGCAATCCGAATGGGTTCAAGGACCAGGCGGGGAGGAATCCGAGCGTTCCGACGACAGCATCGAACGCATCGAAACGTACTGCATCGAGCTTCCCTACCGGAACGCCGTGCAGTTCCGCTCGGTGCGGGAGGCCAGCGGCGCCTACATCCTCCTGCGCCTCGTGACCCGAAGCGGCGCCGAAGGCATCGCCGAGTCCGTCGCCCGGCCCGCCCACTCGGGAGAGGACCCGAAGCTCCTGGCGTACGCCATCCGCACCTTCTTCGCCCCGCTTCTCGAAGGGGCGGACCCCTTCGCCCACAACGACATTCTCGCGCGAATCGCCAAGGTCAAGGGCGCGCGGACCGTGCATTCGCTCATCGACGTGGCCCTCTGGGACCTGCGCGGCAAGCTGCTCGGGCAGCCGGTCTGGCGTCTCCTCGGCGGCGGCAAGCCCGCGCGCGTACCCGTGGGCTGGATCGCCCACGGCAACACCGCGGAAG
The sequence above is drawn from the Deltaproteobacteria bacterium genome and encodes:
- a CDS encoding (2Fe-2S)-binding protein — translated: MDKKIKFRVNGTEHELEVPTNRLLVDMLRYDLGLTGTKEGCSVGVCGACTVLIDGEMVSSCLALAVFADGSDVTTVEGLAQDGELHPVQQSFIRYGGFQCGICTPGQVVAAKALLDQNPRPNEEEIKDWMMGNLCRCTGYYKIIESIEKAHEFAK
- the thiS gene encoding sulfur carrier protein ThiS: MVIQVNGKDSEVAPDISVAQLLEHLEIRPGRVVVELNAEVVARDAHGDTQLKEGDEVEIVHFVGGG
- a CDS encoding SRPBCC family protein — protein: MKFSQSATVPAGREPLWQLLMDIPRVATCLPGVQDVEQVDGETYQGTLKVRVGPISLSLQGKIVLEEKDETAWRAALRAEAEDRRVAGAMRGKSTMELKELSAGETELTVETDVNILGKIGEFGQPIIRKKADQMLNTFINNIKKELAAN
- a CDS encoding thiazole synthase, which gives rise to MTQSTQASKAATPDCFRLAGKEYRSRLIVGTGKYKDFEETRKAIETSGAEIVTVAVRRVNITDPDQANLLDYLDPKKFTILPNTAGCYTPEEAVRTCRLAREAGVGDMVKLEVIGDDKTLFPDIPGTLEAARLLIEDGFTVLPYISDDVVTAKKLEDMGCAAVMPLAAPIGSGLGIRNPYNIRIIQEHVSIPVIVDAGVGTASDAAIVMEMGCDGVLMNTAIAGAKDPVLMADAMRQAVEAGRKAFLAGRIPMKLYATASSPIEGLLT
- a CDS encoding fumarylacetoacetate hydrolase family protein, translated to MRFVTYNFQSKARLGLMTGDDQIIDLQEVAKRYLPGDTAAYLGSMQSFVEAGAKAVNTAKKAARYVEDLDTKGTRRLAQAGILMKRNRVRLLSPIPAPRKNVICLGVNYQEHIDEGARARGIQFNTPEVPVFFTKPATAVIGDQGKVLAHSVTNRIDWEVELAVVIGRKGRNIPAAKANDYIFGYTVCLDMTARDLQRRHLQWWKGKSLDTFCPLGPSIVHKSTMPDPKNIRLQCRVNGETMQDGNTRDMIFDVPTTIEHLSAGLTLEPGDIISTGTPSGVGFARTPPIFLNVGDTVEGEVEGIGVLEVKIAAAR
- the thiE gene encoding thiamine phosphate synthase, coding for MRTIDFDLYLVTDRNTTAGRELLWVLEEALEGGVRAVQLREKDLEARALLELARRVNALCHRYGAELFVNDRVDVALAADAAGVHLAANSLPVKVARELLGPDRKMGVSTHSVEEARAAAGAGADLIVFGPVYPTPSKLAFGAPQGPAALKAVTDATFVPVFAIGGVKQQHLPEIKAHGTARIALISAIAEAPDPRTAARDMLAALRA
- a CDS encoding isochorismatase family protein, translated to MRDWEKIVPEYDRQVYEKAGYTGKQPFGQKPALLIIDVITAFTGTRPMETLDAIDEFRSSCGKAAWQALPHIRKLLVACRKSKVPVIYSTSDPDFKAVFGNATKRATEPTTSSDKAVEFPQMIRPRKDEYVVHKARASAFFGTHLVTYLTRKNIDSLIVTGASTSGCVRSTVIDGYSNGYSVHVVEEGTFDRSPFSHLVNLYEMNSKYATVVTRAEALAYVESLRAVPEIRAAQR
- a CDS encoding xanthine dehydrogenase family protein subunit M, encoding MIAFDYRTPGSLEEAYADLKEAGSDGKIIAGGTALVIMMKQQLLQPSCVISLRNVSGLSEISENNGSVRIGGLVSHAHLDASDVVQGKLPVLGATYHHVATQRVRTMATVGGGLAHADPNQDPPPTFIALGASFELGSAGGSRSVAAEDFFSDYYETVLEPEEIVTGVSVPLMAANSGAAYLKFLPRSADDYATVSAAAVVTLDAAKSTIQDVRIAMGSVNTTPVRATASEDVLRGQPVKAEGLREAGEKAKEHTDPVSDFRGSGSYKTQMAAVFVRRALEAAIADAS
- the holA gene encoding DNA polymerase III subunit delta, producing MAQDLEALLQALRDGKGLGIMLVHGDEYRVRGASRAILEHLAPGDGASLAVSRFDARAASWGDIEAALMTPSLFAPACTVVAEYVPWFAPPERKGDGGNEPTSGSGKPKAEETERIVELLERGLPHGARLLLLAPQVDKRGRAYKQLSRQGCVLDLSVERDRSGRIRREALAAFLDQHLRRARKRIETEAREMVLSRCGNELWIVHQELEKLILYAGDADTVVAADVEEIFTDQSESWVFDLTDALGQRDALRALGFLRRLMAGGDYPLMMLGAIASHVRRLLSARQLLDRELAAVWRRHMSYAEFQNRVPADTEGLPTKSPYANFLTLQRAEKFTLPELRTFLRVLQDTDARLKSSGHQPQAAMERLILEMCRP